In the genome of Arabidopsis thaliana chromosome 4, partial sequence, the window AGTGGCTAAATATATGGTCAAGTCTGTTCCGCAGGTATGCATCTAATTTCTGAACCTCACACTAATAACCAATCACTTGCAAACTTGTCACTAGGTTTCTCAGCTTAAGTAGGAGAGAATGATACAGCAGTCTAGCTTTAcggattgatttggtttttgttggtAATCTGGTTTATAATGTCTGAGTATTCGACTTGGTAGGGGGCGGCAACAACTTGCTATGTGGCATTGAATCCACAGGTTGCAGGAGTTACAGGGGAATACTTCTCAGATAGCAACATTGCTAAACCAATAGAACTTGTCAAAGATACAGAATTGGCGAAGAAGCTTTGGGATTTCAGCACTAAGCTTACTGATTCGCAATGATGATTACCGTTGCAGTAGATAGTTGTTCAGGGAACCTTTACTTTCGATGTCTCTATTGTGACAATACTTATTTCAGTCTTTAttgatacaaaataaaatgtaaaaaacaaatctgaaatCATTTCCATTTCAATTCTGCAAAAAGATGGTTTATCCAATTTCAGCCTAAACAAAAGTGTTACTTATCTGTTTTCTCATTGACTCAAAACAGTTGTCTAGTGAACTAACTCGTAGACATAAGTAAGTaagaaaccaaacagaaaGAGCTTAAAACATCTTCTGATTTTGGAGTTAACTCATGTTATTGGTGGGAGCTATTTTAAGGACATTTgttaaatcctttaaaaagaaagttgtTAATAAATCCCCATCATTTGACTTTGGAGATGCACTATTCTACACTTCAACCTCAACCTCGTGAGACATGAGGATTAAAGTAAAGTAATCACATTTCTGTCACATATGaacaaataaagttatttAAATCAGAATAAAAGCGAAATCGCTTGACCActcaagaagagaaaaacgcTAACAAGTCCCATAGTTTGTGTTTATTGGACTTCTTTCCTCTCATCTTCTCcagcagaaacaaaaaaagctgaAAGATGTGGTTTTTTGGATCGAAAGGAGCATCTGGATTCTCGTCTCGTTCAACTGCAGAGGAAGTCACACATGGTGTTGATGGGACTGGTCTCACTGCCATAGTCACAGGTTTTCTTCTATCAACACTTTCATGCCATTTTGCGACATGGGGTTGTCTAAAGTTGtagactttttttcttataatttccAGAACTTTTGTCCTCTCTGATTCTGTCTTCGAATTGATTTCATATCTAGTAAAAAGACTTGACTTTTATTGTTTAGACAATTGGAATTTAAGGTTTTTATCATCAGGGTCTGTCTTTGATTCGGTCAACTCTAATAAATATTGAGGTCATCACTGTTTCTTGTTCGAaagttgtcttttttttcaagaatttggATTGAAAATTCCATGTTTGGTGAATTTTAAAGTACAACAAGTTTGGGACCATATGTATAATTGCATGTTAAGGGAAAATAACTCGTCTCTGTTTCAGCTGCTTGTAAGTTGTGTTATATATCACAACTCTATACAATTCCTGGCCAAGGGAAGAAAAAATACAGATTTGCTTGTAGAAATCGTTTCTATATTTTGATCATATTACATTAGGGCCTGAAACAAGAACAATGGAGTCCTTGAATTGATAGAACCCTGTTAGGTGACACTAAAGACTTGCACATACATATTTGAGTGTAGCATCGATTGGGCAAACCCTGAGTCAGCCTAATAGCCTATCAGGGTTTGAAAAGGCTTGGAAGAGCTTAACTGATCATTGGTTGATACAACTTTAAAAAGTAGTCTAGCCTGCATTGAGTTTTCTGGACATGTTTGGTTCCTTAAGTTTTCTTGTCTTTGTGTTCATATTTTCAGGAGCATCAAGTGGTATAGGAGTAGAGACAGCGCGTGTTCTTTCACTGCGTGGTGTGCATGTGGTTATGGCGGTGAGGAACACTGACTCTGGTGCTAAAGTTAAGGAAGATATTGTCAAGCAAGTCCCTGGAGCTAAACTCGATGTCATGGAGTTAGATCTCAGCTCAATGCAATCTGTCAGGAAATTTGCGTCTGAGTACAAATCTACTGGTCTTCCACTCAACCTCTTGATGTAAGCTATTGAATACTGTATATAGCGGTTTTGATTTATTGATGGTTAATGTTTTGAATTGTCTTAATCTTGTAAGCAACAATGCCGGGATTATGGCATGTCCTTTTATGCTCTCTAAGGACAACATCGAGCTGCAATTCGCAACCAATCATTTAGGTGAGTAGGAGAAGTAAACCAACATTATGTGGCTTTGTTCTAAAGTTATATACTTAAGTTAACATCATCATTAGTTTTTAGTCAGTGGCATGGAATTTGTGATCCACTTTATTTCAGGTCATTTTCTGTTGACTAAACTTCTGCTAGATACAATGAAGAGCACATCACGTGAAAGCAAACGAGAAGGAAGAATTGTTAACCTATCATCAGAAGCTCATCGGTTCTCGTATCCAGAAGGAGTTCGTTTTGATAAGATCAATGACAAGTCAAGGTACTAATGGTGAACCAAATAGTAATTCTTCTATCAAAATCTAACATTCTTCCTTGGTTTGGTCTCCGTTGCAGTTACAGTAGTATGCGAGCTTATGGACAATCTAAACTCTGCAATGTGTTGCACGCCAACGAGCTTACAAAGCAACTGAAGGTAActagaaaaacaagagatctatcaaatcaaaatctatgtTTCCATGGTTATATTGATTCAAATCTGGTATGAATAAAATAGGAAGATGGAGTCAATATAACAGCAAATTCGCTTCATCCAGGAGCCATTATGACTAACCTCGGGCGCTACTTCAACCCCTATTTGGCTGGTaacttcttttctcttattcCACTA includes:
- the Tic32-IVa gene encoding NAD(P)-binding Rossmann-fold superfamily protein (NAD(P)-binding Rossmann-fold superfamily protein; FUNCTIONS IN: oxidoreductase activity, binding, catalytic activity; INVOLVED IN: oxidation reduction, metabolic process; LOCATED IN: chloroplast, chloroplast inner membrane, chloroplast envelope; CONTAINS InterPro DOMAIN/s: NAD(P)-binding domain (InterPro:IPR016040), Glucose/ribitol dehydrogenase (InterPro:IPR002347), Short-chain dehydrogenase/reductase SDR (InterPro:IPR002198); BEST Arabidopsis thaliana protein match is: NAD(P)-binding Rossmann-fold superfamily protein (TAIR:AT4G23420.2); Has 30201 Blast hits to 17322 proteins in 780 species: Archae - 12; Bacteria - 1396; Metazoa - 17338; Fungi - 3422; Plants - 5037; Viruses - 0; Other Eukaryotes - 2996 (source: NCBI BLink).) — protein: MWFFGSKGASGFSSRSTAEEVTHGVDGTGLTAIVTGASSGIGVETARVLSLRGVHVVMAVRNTDSGAKVKEDIVKQVPGAKLDVMELDLSSMQSVRKFASEYKSTGLPLNLLINNAGIMACPFMLSKDNIELQFATNHLGHFLLTKLLLDTMKSTSRESKREGRIVNLSSEAHRFSYPEGVRFDKINDKSSSMRAYGQSKLCNVLHANELTKQLKEDGVNITANSLHPGAIMTNLGRYFNPYLAVAVGAVAKYILKSVPQGAATTCYVALNPQVAGVSGEYFQDSNIAKPLPLVKDTELAKKVWDFSTKLTDSQSGESSS
- the Tic32-IVa gene encoding NAD(P)-binding Rossmann-fold superfamily protein (NAD(P)-binding Rossmann-fold superfamily protein; FUNCTIONS IN: oxidoreductase activity, binding, catalytic activity; INVOLVED IN: oxidation reduction, metabolic process; LOCATED IN: chloroplast, chloroplast inner membrane, chloroplast envelope; CONTAINS InterPro DOMAIN/s: NAD(P)-binding domain (InterPro:IPR016040), Glucose/ribitol dehydrogenase (InterPro:IPR002347), Short-chain dehydrogenase/reductase SDR (InterPro:IPR002198); BEST Arabidopsis thaliana protein match is: NAD(P)-binding Rossmann-fold superfamily protein (TAIR:AT4G23420.2); Has 56620 Blast hits to 56555 proteins in 2988 species: Archae - 459; Bacteria - 37469; Metazoa - 4316; Fungi - 3435; Plants - 1731; Viruses - 0; Other Eukaryotes - 9210 (source: NCBI BLink).); translation: MWFFGSKGASGFSSRSTAEEVTHGVDGTGLTAIVTGASSGIGVETARVLSLRGVHVVMAVRNTDSGAKVKEDIVKQVPGAKLDVMELDLSSMQSVRKFASEYKSTGLPLNLLINNAGIMACPFMLSKDNIELQFATNHLGHFLLTKLLLDTMKSTSRESKREGRIVNLSSEAHRFSYPEGVRFDKINDKSSYSSMRAYGQSKLCNVLHANELTKQLKEDGVNITANSLHPGAIMTNLGRYFNPYLAVAVGAVAKYILKSVPQGAATTCYVALNPQVAGVSGEYFQDSNIAKPLPLVKDTELAKKVWDFSTKLTDSQSGESSS
- the Tic32-IVa gene encoding NAD(P)-binding Rossmann-fold superfamily protein — its product is MWFFGSKGASGFSSRSTAEEVTHGVDGTGLTAIVTGASSGIGVETARVLSLRGVHVVMAVRNTDSGAKVKEDIVKQVPGAKLDVMELDLSSMQSVRKFASEYKSTGLPLNLLINNAGIMACPFMLSKDNIELQFATNHLDTMKSTSRESKREGRIVNLSSEAHRFSYPEGVRFDKINDKSSYSSMRAYGQSKLCNVLHANELTKQLKEDGVNITANSLHPGAIMTNLGRYFNPYLAVAVGAVAKYILKSVPQGAATTCYVALNPQVAGVSGEYFQDSNIAKPLPLVKDTELAKKVWDFSTKLTDSQSGESSS
- the Tic32-IVa gene encoding NAD(P)-binding Rossmann-fold superfamily protein (NAD(P)-binding Rossmann-fold superfamily protein; FUNCTIONS IN: oxidoreductase activity, binding, catalytic activity; INVOLVED IN: oxidation reduction, metabolic process; LOCATED IN: chloroplast, chloroplast inner membrane; CONTAINS InterPro DOMAIN/s: NAD(P)-binding domain (InterPro:IPR016040), Glucose/ribitol dehydrogenase (InterPro:IPR002347), Short-chain dehydrogenase/reductase SDR (InterPro:IPR002198); BEST Arabidopsis thaliana protein match is: NAD(P)-binding Rossmann-fold superfamily protein (TAIR:AT4G23420.2); Has 30201 Blast hits to 17322 proteins in 780 species: Archae - 12; Bacteria - 1396; Metazoa - 17338; Fungi - 3422; Plants - 5037; Viruses - 0; Other Eukaryotes - 2996 (source: NCBI BLink).) produces the protein MWFFGSKGASGFSSRSTAEEVTHGVDGTGLTAIVTGASSGIGVETARVLSLRGVHVVMAVRNTDSGAKVKEDIVKQVPGAKLDVMELDLSSMQSVRKFASEYKSTGLPLNLLINNAGIMACPFMLSKDNIELQFATNHLDTMKSTSRESKREGRIVNLSSEAHRFSYPEGVRFDKINDKSSSMRAYGQSKLCNVLHANELTKQLKEDGVNITANSLHPGAIMTNLGRYFNPYLAVAVGAVAKYILKSVPQGAATTCYVALNPQVAGVSGEYFQDSNIAKPLPLVKDTELAKKVWDFSTKLTDSQSGESSS